In a genomic window of Nothobranchius furzeri strain GRZ-AD chromosome 14, NfurGRZ-RIMD1, whole genome shotgun sequence:
- the ltb4r gene encoding leukotriene B4 receptor 1: MNTTSFPQSSSPGSGSLPVSTSARVGIAILTVAFVLGFPGNMFVVWSVLCRVKKRSVTCLLVLNLALADAFVLLSAPLFLRYLARMDWEFGTAACKLVHYLSSVNMYVSIYLICLMSMDRWLAVTRPFLSQRMRTKRSLLVLLLGVWMLAFLLSVPMPFYRSNVKVIKNNFTLRLCMPYHWRSVGHRSFQYLFETIMGCLVPFSLISTCYSSVICRLQSAKFHRRGKGSRLILMIICAFALFWLPYHIVNIIEVVGLLEDSESVTGAALTARPNVTAFAYFSSAVNPLLYVFAGSSHIRQAGLSFMGRLFEATNSESRTSSVTRSGRSGSSPDETSVLQTLSVKLGKPFKGKDKERSCSVAGNETNVPELKTLATVEQL, from the exons ATGAACACCACCTCCTTCCCGCAGTCCTCCTCGCCTGGCTCCGGCTCCCTGCCCGTGAGCACCTCAGCCCGAGTCGGCATTGCCATCCTGACCGTGGCCTTTGTGCTGGGTTTCCCTGGGAACATGTTTGTCGTCTGGTCTGTGCTTTGCCGAGTGAAGAAGCGTTCGGTGACGTGTTTGTTGGTGCTGAACCTTGCCCTGGCTGATGCCTTTGTGCTGCTCAGCGCACCGCTCTTCCTACGGTACCTGGCAAGAATGGACTGGGAGTTTGGCACGGCGGCGTGCAAACTGGTCCATTACCTGTCGTCCGTGAATATGTATGTGTCCATCTACCTCATCTGTCTGATGAGCATGGACCGCTGGCTGGCTGTCACAAGGCCTTTCCTGTCTCAGAGGATGAGAACCAAGCGTTCCCTGCTGGTTCTCCTGTTGGGGGTGTGGATGTTGGCGTTCCTCCTGTCAGTGCCGATGCCTTTCTACCGCag CAACGTGAAGGTTATAAAGAACAACTTCACCTTAAGGTTGTGCATGCCATACCACTGGCGGAGTGTGGGCCACCGGAGCTTTCAGTACCTGTTTGAGACCATCATGGGCTGCCTGGTGCCCTTCTCCCTCATCAGCACGTGTTactcctccgtcatctgcagactGCAAAGCGCCAAGTTTCATCGCAGAGGAAAAGGCAGCCGCCTGAtcctgatgatcatctgtgcctttGCGTTGTTCTGGCTGCCCTATCACATTGTCAACATCATCGAG GTGGTGGGCCTCCTAGAAGACAGTGAATCAGTGACTGGGGCAGCTCTCACAGCCCGACCCAACGTCACAGCCTTCGCTTACTTCAGCAGCGCCGTCAACCCCCTCCTTTATGTATTTGCTGGTAGCTCCCACATCCGCCAGGCCGGGCTGAGCTTCATGGGCAGACTGTTTGAGGCTACCAACTCAGAGAGCAGGACGTCCTCCGTCACCCGCAGCGGGCGGAGCGGCTCGTCTCCAGACGAGACCTCGGTACTGCAGACGCTGTCCGTTAAACTCGGGAAGCCTTTCAAAGGCAAGGATAAGGAGAGGAGCTGCAGCGTAGCGGGCAATGAGACCAACGTGCCAGAGCTCAAGACTCTGGCAACTGTCGAGCAGCTCTAA
- the ltb4r2a gene encoding leukotriene B4 receptor 2a has product MIPSNISSTASSTNETIVENKAATAMGTLILSLVFLVGFPGNIFVTWSILARARKQSITTLLILNLSIADGSLMALTPFFIAYLAMMNWTIGNVMCKILFYLCLLNMYASIYLIMVMSIFRLLSVLWPRRISVITGKRTIMRVLAVVWGFVVIASIPALFFREVRPKRTSPGMACDCFHDEDMQVVLQYMLELVLGFLIPYGVILVSYICILRRIRRTRFHRRIRSEKLIMAIVLTFCLFWLPYHLINMVQVTWALCPEGKVKAMLDTIWRRSRAVSSSVAFMSSCANPVLYFFAGKSYIRREGLAFMARLFERTALDSNRKSRQNSHDSRDKDKDAEIVTLKNKDIEDLESATNSSSKVKSDK; this is encoded by the exons ATGATCCCAAGTAATATTTCTTCGACTGCAAGCTCCACAAATGAAACCATAGTGGAAAATAAAGCTGCCACAGCCATGGGCACACTGATCTTAagtctggttttccttgtgggattCCCTGGAAACATCTTTGTCACCTGGAGCATCCTGGCTAGAGCTCGAAAGCAATCCATTACAACCCTACTCATTCTCAACCTATCCATTGCTGACGGCTCCCTAATGGCTCTTACCCCATTCTTCATTGCCTACCTTGCAATGATGAACTGGACGATTGGCAATGTGATGTGTAAAATCCTCTTCTACCTCTGTTTGCTCAACATGTATGCCTCTATTTACCTCATCATGGTGATGAGCATTTTTAGACTGCTGTCGGTGTTGTGGCCACGGCGGATTAGTGTCATCACTGGCAAGAGGACGATCATGCGTGTGCTGGCAGTTGTATGGGGGTTTGTGGTTATCGCCTCTATTCCAGCACTTTTCTTCCGAGAAGTGAGGCCAAAAAGGACTTCCCCAGGCATGGCGTGTGATTGCTTTCACGATGAAGACATGCAA GTGGTTTTGCAGTACATGCTGGAACTTGTACTGGGATTTCTAATACCTTATGGAGTCATTCTAGTTAGCTATATTTGCATCCTGCGACGGATCAGACGAACCAGATTCCACCGTCGCATTCGCAGCGAAAAGCTAATTATGGCCATTGTGTTGACCTTCTGCCTATTTTGGCTGCCTTACCATCTTATCAACATGGTGCAA GTTACGTGGGCTCTCTGTCCAGAGGGTAAAGTCAAAgcaat GTTAGACACAATATGGCGCCGGAGTCGAGCTGTTTCCTCATCTGTTGCCTTCATGAGCAGCTGTGCCAACCCGGTGCTCTACTTCTTCGCTGGAAAGTCCTACATCAGACGAGAGGGGCTGGCGTTCATGGCTCGCTTGTTTGAGCGTACAGCTTTGGACAGCAACAGGAAAAGCCGGCAGAACAGCCACGATAGCCGGGACAAAGACAAAGATGCAGAAATCGTTACGCTCAAAAACAAAGACATAGAAGACCTGGAGTCTGCTACAAATTCAAGTAGTAaagtaaaaagtgataaatag